A genomic window from Halogeometricum borinquense DSM 11551 includes:
- the tuf gene encoding translation elongation factor EF-1 subunit alpha, protein MSEKPHQNLAIIGHVDHGKSTLVGRLLFETGSIPEHIIEQHREEAEEKGKSGFEFAYVMDNLAEERERGVTIDIAHQRFDTDKYYFTIVDTPGHRDFVKNMITGASQADHAVLVVAADDGVAPQTREHVFLARTLGIEELIIAVNKMDIVDYSEDTYKQVKAEVQELLKQVQFNTADASFIPISAFEGDNVAESSENMDWFDGPTILESLNSLPEPSPPTDAPLRLPIQDVYTISGIGTVPVGRVETGILNTGDNVSFQPSDVSGEVKTIEMHHEEVPKAEPGDNVGFNVRGIGKDDIRRGDVCGPADEPPSVAETFQAQIVVMQHPSVITAGYTPVIHAHTAQVACTFESIDKKIDPSSGEVAEEEPDFIKAGDAAVVTLRPQKPLVLEPSSEIPELGSFAIRDMGQTIAAGKVLEVNKR, encoded by the coding sequence ATGAGCGAAAAACCACACCAGAACTTGGCGATTATCGGTCACGTAGACCACGGAAAATCCACGCTCGTCGGCCGTCTCCTGTTCGAGACGGGGAGCATTCCGGAACACATTATTGAACAACACCGCGAGGAGGCCGAAGAGAAGGGCAAGTCGGGCTTCGAGTTCGCCTATGTCATGGACAACCTCGCGGAGGAGCGCGAGCGAGGCGTGACCATCGACATCGCCCACCAACGGTTCGACACGGACAAGTATTACTTCACTATCGTGGACACACCCGGCCACCGCGACTTCGTGAAGAACATGATTACCGGCGCGTCGCAGGCGGATCACGCCGTTCTCGTCGTCGCCGCCGACGACGGTGTCGCGCCGCAGACGCGCGAACACGTGTTCCTCGCCCGTACGCTGGGCATCGAGGAACTCATCATCGCCGTCAACAAGATGGACATCGTCGATTACAGCGAAGACACCTACAAGCAGGTCAAAGCGGAGGTGCAGGAACTGCTGAAGCAGGTGCAGTTTAACACCGCTGACGCAAGCTTCATTCCCATCTCGGCGTTCGAAGGCGACAACGTCGCCGAATCCTCCGAGAACATGGACTGGTTCGACGGGCCGACAATCCTCGAATCACTAAACAGCCTCCCCGAACCGTCGCCGCCGACCGATGCACCGCTTCGCCTCCCGATTCAGGACGTGTACACAATCTCCGGTATCGGGACTGTTCCCGTCGGCCGCGTTGAAACGGGCATCCTCAACACCGGTGACAACGTCTCGTTCCAGCCGTCGGACGTGTCCGGCGAGGTGAAAACCATCGAGATGCACCACGAGGAAGTTCCCAAGGCGGAACCCGGCGACAACGTCGGATTCAACGTCCGCGGCATCGGTAAGGACGACATCCGCCGTGGTGACGTCTGTGGTCCGGCAGACGAACCCCCGTCCGTCGCCGAGACGTTCCAAGCGCAGATTGTCGTGATGCAACACCCGTCGGTTATCACCGCCGGATACACGCCGGTCATCCATGCGCACACGGCACAAGTGGCCTGTACGTTCGAGTCGATAGACAAGAAAATCGACCCCTCCTCCGGTGAAGTCGCAGAGGAGGAACCGGACTTCATCAAAGCGGGTGACGCGGCAGTCGTGACGCTGCGACCGCAGAAACCGCTGGTGCTGGAACCCTCTTCGGAGATTCCGGAACTCGGGTCGTTCGCCATCCGCGACATGGGTCAAACCATCGCGGCGGGCAAAGTGCTGGAAGTCAACAAAAGGTGA
- a CDS encoding S8 family peptidase, with product MPSNNPLRRRSFLKSTAALSLLGMSGVVSAKPGRNPGPKKDEILVGVSKNRDTKKAVAQHVPGNAEIVHENKELSYAAVKFPSHASTRARENFISAVTKGDDIKYAERNTTHSTLYTANDPKLGSQYAPQQVNANDAWDTTLGSSDVTVAVVDQGVKYDHPDLSARFGSNTGYDFVDDDSDPMPDVLSDEFHGTHVAGIAAGTTDNNEGVGGISNSTLLSGRALSESGRGSTSDIADAIQWAADQGADVVNLSLGGGGYTQTMKNAVSYATTNGTAVIAAAGNDSSGSVSYPAAYSEAIAVSALDPDETLASYSNYGSKLDLAAPGTNVLSCWTTSTQYKEISGTSMATPVVSGVAALALSEYSLSPADLRQHLKNTAVNVGLPSNKQGAGRVDAANAVNTSPSPPGNGDSKETTRSGSLSSRSDSDGSTYSWAYSSPSQVVLELSGPSSADFDLYASEGTGTPPTTRSFDHRSWTTNSQEQIVIDNPDSSAALGILVDSYSGSGDYTLTITEKK from the coding sequence ATGCCATCCAACAATCCACTCCGACGGCGTAGCTTCCTCAAGTCAACCGCAGCACTGTCCCTCCTCGGTATGTCCGGCGTCGTGTCGGCCAAGCCAGGACGTAACCCCGGTCCGAAGAAAGACGAAATTCTCGTCGGCGTCTCGAAGAACCGCGATACGAAAAAGGCGGTCGCACAGCACGTTCCCGGTAATGCAGAGATCGTTCACGAGAACAAGGAACTGAGTTATGCCGCAGTTAAATTCCCGTCGCACGCATCCACGCGTGCGCGTGAGAACTTCATCAGCGCGGTTACGAAAGGAGACGACATCAAGTACGCAGAGAGAAACACGACCCACTCCACACTGTATACGGCAAACGACCCGAAACTCGGGAGTCAGTACGCCCCACAACAGGTAAACGCAAACGACGCATGGGACACGACACTCGGCAGCAGCGACGTCACTGTCGCCGTCGTGGACCAAGGTGTAAAATACGACCATCCCGACCTCAGCGCGCGGTTCGGGTCTAACACGGGCTACGACTTCGTCGACGACGACTCGGATCCGATGCCGGACGTTCTTTCCGACGAGTTCCACGGGACGCACGTCGCTGGTATCGCCGCCGGAACGACGGACAACAACGAAGGCGTCGGCGGCATCAGCAACTCGACGCTCCTCTCGGGTCGTGCACTCTCCGAAAGCGGAAGAGGTTCGACGAGCGACATCGCCGACGCGATACAGTGGGCGGCTGATCAAGGTGCAGATGTCGTCAACCTCTCTCTCGGTGGCGGCGGGTACACCCAGACGATGAAGAACGCTGTCTCCTATGCGACGACGAACGGGACGGCGGTCATTGCGGCGGCCGGGAACGATAGCAGTGGAAGTGTCTCGTATCCGGCGGCATACAGCGAAGCAATCGCTGTCTCCGCACTGGACCCCGACGAGACGCTCGCGTCGTACTCGAACTACGGTTCCAAACTCGACCTCGCCGCACCGGGGACGAACGTCCTCTCCTGCTGGACGACTTCGACACAGTACAAGGAAATCTCCGGCACCTCGATGGCGACCCCGGTCGTCTCAGGCGTTGCAGCACTCGCTCTCTCGGAGTACTCGCTCAGTCCCGCGGACCTCCGACAGCATCTCAAGAACACCGCTGTGAACGTCGGCCTCCCGAGCAACAAACAGGGTGCGGGACGGGTTGACGCCGCGAACGCCGTCAATACCAGTCCCTCGCCGCCCGGTAATGGCGACTCTAAGGAGACCACCCGCTCGGGAAGTCTCTCCAGCAGAAGCGACAGCGACGGGAGCACGTATAGCTGGGCATACAGCTCCCCATCACAGGTCGTCCTCGAACTGAGCGGCCCCAGTAGCGCTGACTTCGACCTCTACGCGAGCGAAGGAACCGGTACCCCGCCGACGACACGTTCCTTCGATCACCGGTCGTGGACGACGAATAGCCAAGAACAGATCGTTATCGACAACCCCGATAGCTCCGCCGCTCTCGGCATTCTCGTCGATAGCTACTCGGGAAGCGGTGACTACACGCTGACGATCACCGAGAAGAAGTAA
- a CDS encoding NYN domain-containing protein, translating into MDRARTDVSDDAATDLASSDDDAPDDADERRVALFVDGPNVLRDEFDVDLDDVREAAAEIGRPTATRLYLDEHATPGLIQAAEARGFEVVITSGDVDVRLAVDITQFAVEGRADVIAVASRDTDFKPAIETANAYGLRTFAIAPGEFGRSDALRNAATDSATLGDDDEGPTMVGYDQ; encoded by the coding sequence ATGGACCGTGCGCGCACCGACGTGTCCGACGACGCCGCCACCGACCTCGCTTCCAGCGACGACGACGCTCCTGACGACGCCGACGAACGGCGCGTTGCACTGTTCGTTGACGGGCCGAACGTCCTCCGCGACGAGTTTGACGTAGACTTAGACGACGTGCGTGAGGCGGCCGCCGAGATAGGCCGTCCCACAGCCACACGCCTGTACCTCGATGAACACGCGACCCCCGGGCTGATTCAGGCCGCCGAAGCGCGAGGATTCGAGGTCGTCATTACCAGCGGTGACGTGGACGTGCGTCTCGCCGTCGATATCACCCAGTTTGCCGTCGAGGGGCGCGCCGACGTGATCGCTGTCGCCTCCCGAGACACCGACTTTAAGCCCGCGATAGAGACGGCGAACGCGTACGGACTCCGGACCTTCGCTATCGCTCCCGGTGAATTCGGTCGATCTGACGCCCTCCGAAACGCCGCAACGGACAGCGCCACTCTCGGTGATGACGACGAGGGACCGACGATGGTCGGCTACGACCAGTAG
- a CDS encoding TatD family hydrolase: protein MEALDTPVLDNHLHLDPRYGRGIDAVDDFRRLGGTHLLVVNKPSWHLDVEASEGGDFRAVFEETITTVEEASEALPGRAWPVLGVHPGLVSRLVDERDFSPAEARDLMQAGLDVAAEYVRAGDALALKSGRPHYDVPDAVWEASNDVMRHAFSLGAELDCAVQLHTEASDDLTAVAAWAEDAGMPRKKVVKHYAGGRLAGPTPSVMSEKDRLETAVERGEPFLMETDFVDDADRPGAVLGPKTVPRRVRWMLDEGWEDAVETAHVETPKDVYGIDTRATLSR, encoded by the coding sequence ATGGAAGCGTTGGATACGCCGGTGCTTGACAACCACCTTCACTTGGACCCGAGATACGGCCGCGGTATCGACGCTGTTGACGACTTCCGCCGTCTCGGCGGCACACATCTTCTCGTGGTGAACAAGCCGTCGTGGCACCTCGACGTCGAGGCCAGCGAAGGAGGGGACTTCCGCGCCGTCTTCGAGGAGACTATCACCACCGTCGAAGAAGCGTCAGAAGCGCTTCCGGGCCGTGCGTGGCCCGTTCTTGGCGTTCATCCGGGACTCGTTTCTCGTCTGGTGGACGAACGTGACTTCTCGCCAGCCGAAGCGCGCGACCTGATGCAAGCGGGGTTGGACGTGGCAGCTGAGTACGTCCGTGCGGGCGACGCGCTCGCGTTGAAGTCCGGCCGTCCGCACTACGACGTGCCCGATGCCGTCTGGGAAGCGTCGAACGACGTGATGCGACACGCGTTCTCACTCGGTGCCGAACTCGACTGCGCGGTGCAACTGCACACGGAAGCGTCGGACGACTTGACTGCGGTTGCCGCATGGGCCGAAGACGCTGGAATGCCCCGGAAAAAGGTCGTAAAACACTACGCAGGCGGTCGGCTCGCGGGACCGACGCCGAGCGTGATGAGCGAGAAGGACCGCCTCGAAACCGCAGTCGAGCGCGGCGAACCGTTCTTGATGGAGACAGACTTCGTAGACGACGCTGACCGGCCGGGTGCCGTTCTCGGACCGAAGACTGTCCCTCGGCGCGTGCGGTGGATGCTGGACGAAGGTTGGGAAGACGCCGTAGAGACAGCACACGTCGAGACGCCGAAGGACGTATACGGTATCGACACGCGCGCGACGCTTTCCCGGTAG
- a CDS encoding DUF2150 family protein, whose protein sequence is MTDAEETYYTKDRWQNWLTRVEEEELDPENEDSARLLLNLQDDAAIAVAKIVSAYEEDTLSEEDALDELEGVRDIVLSEPTFEGDDVEEKVMLIDGVQTSLVCVFYAAEEYIVAGPAEAAPLEEYVTAAAEAEQEENMDAALGYLVQAGTRIIEGDELDMSIAEELEYGLVSEWLNGLDSLQSAMSDPEVVEEDEE, encoded by the coding sequence ATGACCGACGCCGAGGAGACCTACTACACGAAAGACCGCTGGCAGAACTGGCTCACCCGTGTCGAAGAAGAAGAACTCGACCCCGAAAACGAGGACTCCGCGCGACTCCTCTTGAACCTTCAGGACGACGCCGCCATCGCAGTGGCGAAAATCGTCTCTGCCTACGAGGAAGACACGCTCTCCGAAGAGGACGCACTGGACGAACTCGAAGGCGTCCGCGATATCGTCCTCTCGGAACCGACGTTCGAAGGCGACGACGTCGAAGAGAAAGTGATGCTCATCGACGGCGTCCAGACGAGTCTCGTCTGTGTCTTCTACGCCGCCGAAGAGTACATCGTCGCCGGACCTGCCGAAGCCGCACCCCTCGAAGAGTACGTTACTGCCGCTGCTGAGGCCGAGCAAGAAGAGAACATGGACGCCGCACTCGGATACCTCGTCCAGGCGGGCACACGCATCATCGAAGGCGACGAACTTGACATGTCGATTGCCGAGGAGTTAGAGTACGGCCTCGTCTCGGAGTGGCTCAACGGCCTCGACAGCCTCCAAAGCGCCATGAGCGACCCCGAAGTGGTCGAAGAGGACGAGGAGTAG
- a CDS encoding PKD domain-containing protein — MNGWTPSASTRGQAESIGVVLLLGVVIVSASTFGFFYLTDGFSNDVSGGSNGASGESVNIAGEVSHDQLELAHTGGRSLSMDRLDIVVRNASGTTEYDFEPALIIAGDGDETFEAGERWRLDWNQPVGEKLRVTVVDADRNRILFSETLVIPTTPTPEPDNPARGETPTATPEDDGDPPSAVAHGGTVVGRAGETVTLDGSDTTDPDGDSLTYEWRIVDGDGLPPDAVRLVDDSTGTPNATFEVRENVTDRSHSVTVELVVSDGNDSARDRATVEVEKYNRPPEADAGEDDSVDGDVSDDDGDDSDDDDSDDGGDGDGSDDESNGRGNGNGNDRGNGNGRGNGNARTTWSIGSSVARPAELGAGSTAGPSTAPAGASGTGSRSFVVGGAAKRPTLVGGIAEVRLDGSGSYDPDGDDLTYRWEIVDTDGIGDILELSDRNAVRPVIGLTDVVLDRDRTVTVRLTVTDDDGATDTDTVNVTVRARNRAPVVSAIYGIRYGDEHYLYAETTDPDDDDLTYEWTYVGFEGASGDTWSLTDDSGRVARIEQRTDEFAAGRVIVDLTVTDARGESTTVRVRKFVLNFDDDWGLPWDSWLF; from the coding sequence ATGAATGGATGGACACCTTCGGCTTCGACGCGAGGTCAGGCGGAGTCGATTGGTGTCGTCCTTCTGCTCGGTGTCGTCATCGTGAGCGCCAGCACGTTCGGTTTCTTCTACCTCACAGACGGGTTCTCTAACGACGTTTCAGGCGGGTCAAACGGTGCGAGCGGCGAGTCGGTGAACATCGCCGGTGAGGTTTCGCACGACCAGCTCGAACTCGCACATACGGGTGGACGGTCGCTCTCGATGGACCGACTCGATATCGTCGTCCGAAACGCCTCCGGGACGACCGAGTACGACTTCGAACCAGCGTTGATAATCGCGGGCGACGGCGACGAGACGTTCGAGGCGGGAGAGCGGTGGCGTCTCGATTGGAACCAACCAGTCGGTGAGAAACTCCGAGTTACAGTCGTTGATGCAGACCGGAATCGCATCCTGTTCAGCGAGACGCTCGTCATCCCGACGACGCCGACGCCTGAACCCGACAATCCCGCTCGCGGCGAGACGCCGACGGCGACGCCGGAGGACGACGGCGATCCGCCGTCAGCGGTCGCGCACGGCGGTACTGTGGTGGGACGCGCTGGCGAGACGGTGACGCTCGACGGGTCCGACACGACCGATCCAGACGGTGACTCGCTCACCTACGAGTGGCGTATCGTGGACGGCGACGGTCTCCCACCGGACGCCGTCCGTCTTGTCGATGATTCGACAGGAACGCCGAACGCGACGTTCGAGGTGCGGGAAAACGTGACTGATCGGAGCCATTCGGTGACAGTCGAACTCGTCGTCTCCGACGGGAACGATAGCGCCCGCGATAGGGCGACTGTGGAAGTCGAAAAGTACAACCGGCCGCCGGAGGCGGACGCAGGTGAGGACGACAGCGTGGATGGTGACGTTTCGGACGATGACGGCGACGACAGCGACGATGACGATTCGGACGATGGCGGTGACGGCGACGGTTCGGACGACGAGTCGAACGGCCGCGGGAACGGCAACGGCAACGACCGGGGGAACGGCAACGGACGGGGGAATGGGAACGCGCGTACGACATGGTCGATTGGTAGCTCAGTTGCCCGTCCGGCGGAACTCGGTGCCGGATCGACTGCCGGTCCCAGTACGGCACCAGCGGGGGCGTCAGGAACCGGTTCGCGGTCGTTCGTCGTTGGCGGAGCGGCGAAGCGACCGACGCTGGTCGGAGGGATAGCAGAAGTCAGACTCGACGGGTCGGGGAGTTACGATCCGGACGGCGACGACCTGACGTACCGGTGGGAGATTGTAGACACCGACGGAATCGGGGATATACTCGAACTGTCCGACCGGAATGCTGTCCGCCCGGTCATCGGTCTCACAGACGTTGTTCTCGACCGCGACCGGACCGTGACCGTGCGCCTCACCGTTACCGACGACGACGGGGCGACGGACACCGATACCGTGAACGTCACCGTCCGCGCGCGCAACCGTGCGCCCGTCGTTTCGGCTATCTACGGAATTCGATACGGAGACGAACACTACTTGTACGCCGAAACGACCGACCCGGACGACGACGACCTGACGTACGAGTGGACGTACGTCGGGTTCGAGGGTGCAAGCGGTGACACGTGGTCGCTGACGGACGACAGTGGGAGAGTCGCCCGAATCGAACAACGGACCGACGAGTTCGCGGCAGGACGAGTGATCGTCGATCTAACCGTTACCGACGCTCGTGGGGAATCGACGACGGTTCGCGTGCGGAAGTTTGTCCTCAACTTCGACGACGACTGGGGACTGCCGTGGGATAGCTGGCTCTTCTGA
- the hmgB gene encoding hydroxymethylglutaryl-CoA synthase codes for MTAVGIDAIEIWTGKLRLDLPNTFAPEMGEDPEKYTKGLGLESSSFPDVYEDIVTMGANAAKQLMDRKGLTPDDIGRIDVATESAFDNSKPVSTYIAGCLEQVYDGDFHHANKGERKFACLAGTQSIDDAYNWIKAGRNRGRAALVIATDTALYERDDPGEATQGAGAVAMLITENPSIVELSTEQGYGSADETDFLKPNQQFPSVDGKRSVQVYLARMREALEDYESVSGDTHPDDFEYIPFHTPFPGMVRKAAVLGYRHMTRDTEIEDELTSEIGRQPREADFESREEYTEAIRDYMDDLKGMDQYREWYAETIEPTLSISRNVGNWYTGSVHIARLSALRHALERGEELAGQQMLVGSYGSGAQAEVHAETIVDGWTEHVEAVEVEDQLARRYDISFDEYELVHDVHNHEKEVDVEAFTTPEAEFVFTGWGRMNERRYEYVE; via the coding sequence ATGACAGCCGTCGGCATCGACGCCATCGAGATTTGGACGGGAAAACTTAGACTCGACCTCCCGAACACGTTCGCGCCCGAGATGGGCGAGGACCCAGAGAAGTACACGAAGGGCCTCGGTTTGGAGTCGTCGTCGTTCCCCGACGTTTACGAGGATATCGTCACGATGGGGGCGAACGCGGCGAAACAGCTGATGGACCGTAAGGGCCTGACGCCGGACGATATCGGCCGCATCGACGTGGCCACTGAGTCGGCGTTCGACAACTCCAAGCCGGTTTCGACGTACATCGCAGGCTGTCTCGAACAGGTGTACGACGGCGACTTCCACCACGCGAACAAGGGCGAACGCAAGTTCGCGTGTCTCGCGGGGACGCAGAGCATCGACGACGCGTACAACTGGATCAAGGCGGGTCGAAACCGCGGTCGCGCGGCGCTCGTCATCGCCACAGACACCGCTCTGTACGAACGCGACGACCCCGGCGAGGCGACGCAGGGTGCCGGTGCCGTCGCCATGCTCATCACGGAGAATCCGTCTATCGTCGAACTCTCGACCGAGCAGGGCTACGGCAGTGCAGACGAGACTGACTTCCTCAAGCCGAACCAGCAGTTCCCGAGCGTTGACGGGAAGCGGTCAGTGCAAGTGTATCTCGCACGAATGCGCGAAGCGCTCGAAGATTACGAGTCCGTCTCGGGTGACACTCATCCCGACGACTTCGAGTACATCCCGTTCCACACGCCGTTCCCCGGCATGGTCCGGAAGGCCGCCGTTCTCGGCTACCGGCACATGACGCGCGACACCGAGATCGAGGATGAACTCACCAGTGAAATCGGCCGACAGCCCCGCGAAGCGGACTTCGAGTCGCGGGAGGAGTACACGGAGGCCATCCGCGATTACATGGATGACCTGAAGGGAATGGACCAGTACCGAGAGTGGTACGCCGAAACCATCGAACCGACGCTCTCCATCTCGCGGAACGTCGGCAACTGGTACACCGGATCGGTCCACATCGCTCGACTCTCCGCTCTCCGGCATGCACTCGAACGCGGCGAGGAGCTGGCCGGCCAGCAGATGCTCGTCGGTTCGTACGGATCCGGTGCGCAGGCCGAGGTTCACGCCGAAACCATCGTGGACGGCTGGACCGAACACGTCGAGGCCGTCGAGGTGGAGGACCAACTCGCCCGCCGGTACGACATTTCGTTCGACGAGTACGAGCTCGTCCACGACGTTCACAACCACGAGAAAGAGGTTGACGTCGAGGCGTTCACTACGCCCGAAGCGGAGTTCGTCTTCACGGGTTGGGGTCGGATGAACGAACGCCGCTACGAGTACGTCGAATAG
- a CDS encoding helix-turn-helix domain-containing protein produces the protein MTEVPRDELARRIAGEITLSDDAGATLRKWRTDFDISQTALAEQLDVSSSVISDYESGRRESPGIGVVRRMVEALLDIDQARGGSRIRQYARVISAGFESDIVQDLREYSTSIPLERLYDAMDATELVRGDHDHVSGHTVINSIQAITRLSSEEFYRLYGQSTSRALIFTDVSRGESPLVAMRVVTPTPNAVILHGLTEDDLWEHAPSLASIDGFSLAISNRDLDAMLEDLRALP, from the coding sequence ATGACCGAGGTTCCGCGCGACGAACTTGCACGACGTATCGCCGGTGAAATAACGCTGAGTGACGACGCGGGAGCGACACTTCGCAAGTGGCGGACGGACTTCGACATCTCACAGACGGCCCTTGCCGAGCAACTTGACGTGTCGTCGTCGGTCATCTCCGATTATGAGAGCGGACGCCGCGAGAGTCCCGGTATCGGCGTTGTCCGCCGAATGGTCGAAGCGCTCCTCGACATCGACCAAGCTCGCGGGGGGAGTCGCATCCGCCAGTACGCTCGCGTCATCTCTGCGGGGTTCGAGAGCGATATCGTACAGGACCTCCGCGAGTACTCCACGTCGATTCCGCTGGAACGCTTGTACGATGCGATGGACGCCACTGAACTCGTCCGCGGCGACCACGACCACGTGAGCGGACACACCGTCATCAACAGCATCCAAGCGATCACGCGCCTCTCTTCTGAAGAGTTCTACCGTCTCTACGGCCAATCGACGAGTCGCGCACTCATCTTCACTGATGTCAGCCGCGGCGAGTCACCGCTCGTGGCGATGCGCGTCGTCACGCCGACACCGAACGCAGTCATCCTCCACGGGCTGACGGAAGACGACTTGTGGGAACACGCACCGTCACTCGCCAGCATCGACGGCTTCTCGTTGGCTATCTCGAACCGCGACTTGGACGCGATGCTCGAAGACCTGCGCGCGCTTCCTTAA
- a CDS encoding metal-dependent hydrolase, producing MPSTIVHLAIGGLLGAALLGDEFDRRSVLVIFAFTALPDVDVFAEPIFAGAHRSLGHTFLLPAVLFAFLIWDTRRGVASVLRGRFGVRGVKLAWVGTFCLLGAGILPDLLVGGVNALYPLHDRFYTVDGRLLYSTDRGWVQTLVDLSPSEPKQTRTTKNFEFRTVLDAAPTQRTAETPDEKRVERIFPVALTGFRFGIVLLSAVVVPVRLAGNRFTGLFEE from the coding sequence ATGCCATCGACTATCGTCCACCTCGCAATCGGTGGACTCCTCGGTGCCGCTCTCCTCGGTGACGAGTTCGACCGGCGGAGCGTCCTCGTTATCTTCGCTTTCACTGCGCTTCCGGACGTAGACGTATTTGCCGAACCCATCTTCGCAGGCGCGCACCGGTCGCTCGGTCACACGTTCTTGCTCCCGGCCGTTCTGTTCGCCTTTCTCATCTGGGACACCCGTCGCGGTGTGGCCTCCGTTCTCCGCGGGCGGTTCGGCGTTCGCGGCGTGAAACTCGCGTGGGTTGGAACGTTCTGTCTTCTCGGGGCGGGTATCCTGCCGGACCTCCTCGTCGGCGGCGTGAACGCACTTTACCCGCTTCACGACCGGTTTTACACCGTTGACGGGCGACTGCTGTACTCGACAGACCGAGGGTGGGTGCAGACGTTGGTAGACCTATCGCCGTCGGAACCGAAACAGACGCGAACGACGAAGAACTTCGAGTTTCGGACGGTGTTAGACGCTGCGCCGACGCAGAGGACGGCGGAAACGCCCGACGAAAAGCGCGTCGAGCGCATTTTCCCTGTGGCTCTGACTGGCTTCCGGTTCGGTATCGTCCTCCTCTCGGCCGTCGTCGTGCCTGTCCGATTGGCTGGAAACAGGTTCACCGGTCTGTTCGAGGAGTAA
- a CDS encoding GNAT family N-acetyltransferase, with the protein MSEGVHEKPMTDATIRPYEADDATDLWELKQGFELGIGENTGPADKGETYEGKLTDHYRTRWLDWVDRCVSTDESSVTVAATADGLVGYAFVLPESLSFIWDAAVLNEIFVASEYRGTGVADDLMDAAIECAREQDLPLDRMVLDVDRENDRAQAFYERYGFEHWGEMVARDL; encoded by the coding sequence ATGTCCGAGGGCGTCCACGAAAAACCGATGACCGACGCGACGATACGACCCTACGAAGCGGACGACGCCACAGACTTGTGGGAACTAAAGCAGGGCTTCGAACTCGGAATCGGCGAGAACACCGGCCCGGCGGACAAAGGCGAAACGTACGAGGGGAAACTCACGGACCACTACCGAACGCGGTGGCTCGATTGGGTAGACCGCTGTGTCTCTACGGACGAGTCGTCCGTCACCGTCGCGGCGACGGCGGACGGACTCGTCGGATACGCGTTCGTCCTGCCGGAGTCACTCTCGTTCATCTGGGACGCGGCCGTCCTCAACGAGATATTCGTGGCGTCCGAGTACCGGGGAACGGGCGTCGCTGACGACTTGATGGACGCCGCGATTGAGTGCGCCCGCGAGCAGGACCTGCCACTCGACCGAATGGTACTCGACGTTGACCGAGAAAACGACCGCGCGCAGGCGTTTTACGAGCGCTACGGCTTCGAACACTGGGGCGAAATGGTAGCGAGAGACCTCTAA
- a CDS encoding GNAT family N-acetyltransferase encodes MSNLFPAVVETDRLRLERAGRDTVDVRELYRVASGDDAEEMFAHVPFSPHETPKETFDFLVSCEERWESGEAAEYAIRRPEDGEFVGMTGVTCYWDRDTAEPGIWLRKPFWGRGYSGERARALLTLAFDRLDFGLVGVSVAADNEKSRRAVGKYIDDAGGRFEGVIRRGLQFFDGEVRDKARYTISQAEWRESGGPDESVTFIDSRP; translated from the coding sequence ATGAGTAACCTCTTTCCGGCCGTCGTGGAGACGGACCGACTCCGACTCGAACGCGCCGGACGCGACACCGTGGACGTGCGGGAACTGTACCGAGTCGCCTCCGGCGATGACGCTGAGGAGATGTTCGCCCATGTCCCGTTCTCGCCGCACGAGACGCCGAAGGAGACGTTCGATTTCCTCGTCTCCTGTGAGGAACGCTGGGAGTCGGGCGAGGCGGCCGAGTACGCGATTCGCCGTCCCGAGGACGGTGAGTTCGTCGGCATGACCGGTGTCACCTGTTATTGGGACCGCGACACCGCAGAACCCGGTATCTGGCTCCGTAAGCCGTTCTGGGGGCGTGGCTACTCTGGCGAACGCGCCCGTGCGCTCCTCACGCTCGCGTTCGACCGACTGGACTTCGGTCTCGTCGGCGTCAGCGTCGCCGCGGACAACGAGAAATCCCGCCGTGCTGTCGGAAAGTATATTGACGACGCTGGCGGTCGATTCGAGGGCGTGATTCGCCGCGGCCTCCAGTTCTTCGACGGCGAAGTCCGGGACAAGGCGCGTTATACCATCTCGCAGGCAGAGTGGCGCGAGTCGGGTGGGCCGGACGAGTCGGTGACGTTCATCGACTCGCGCCCATGA